Proteins found in one Aquibium microcysteis genomic segment:
- the ccoS gene encoding cbb3-type cytochrome oxidase assembly protein CcoS — translation MTGLVYLIPIALFLGGLGLAGFLWSIRSGQYDDMDGAAERILHDDDA, via the coding sequence ATGACCGGGCTCGTCTACCTCATCCCGATCGCGCTGTTCCTCGGCGGTCTCGGCCTCGCGGGGTTTCTCTGGAGCATCCGGAGCGGCCAGTATGACGACATGGACGGTGCGGCCGAACGCATCCTGCACGACGACGACGCCTGA